One part of the Drosophila kikkawai strain 14028-0561.14 chromosome 4, DkikHiC1v2, whole genome shotgun sequence genome encodes these proteins:
- the pho gene encoding polycomb protein PHO isoform X1: protein MAYERFGIVVQNEQYGDDLQIQPEGIQKLNIENINHVIQNEVLNTNQHEKMHLRPSAENEFMTKIKKNLNIVHQMDINNSIKNMAYVEEYDEISNTMFNNSDIASNNRLTCEDSTTSEINTSGKSRRWEQKLVQIKTMEGEFSVTMWASGISDDDEYSGSDQNIAETEMLTKGKDNKDEESFLHQGVFLREAQEIHPQMIADVKILTAKNILNTSPSLVESTVLQGTDSSSSSNLQLINETAALTINNNQRILKSDNNCQPISTSTLPSTSVPILGVSLQGRLQPNSLSTYNDSLGTPSGSDLSFNYSDGSIATYQNDKKIACPHKGCHKNFRDSSAMRKHLHTHGPRVHVCAECGKAFVESSKLKRHQLVHTGEKPFQCTFEGCGKRFSLDFNLRTHVRIHTGDRPFVCPFDACNKKFAQSTNLKSHILTHAKAKRNTISVTHKSSSEENPTNYIKSEVLDSISLSKNNVPFVVYAD, encoded by the exons ATGGCATACGAACGGTTTGGTATAGTTGTTCAAAATGAACAATACGGCGATGATTTACAAATCCAACCAGAAggcatacaaaaattaaatattgaaaacatAAATCATG TTATTCAGAATGAAGTACTTAACACTAATCAACATGAAAAAATGCATTTGAGGCCGTCAGCAGAAAATGAGTTCATGACTAAAAT aaaaaaaaacttaaatattgtTCATCAAATGGATATCAATAATAGTATTAAAAATATGGCTTATGTCGAGGAATATGATGAAATATCCAACACAATGTTTAATAATAGTGACATAGCAAGCAATAACAGACTCACATGCGAAGATTCTACGACAAGCGAAATTAATACCTCGGGAAAATCAAGAAGGTGGGAACAGAAGCTGGTtcaaattaaaacaatggAGGGAGAGTTTAGTGTAACAATGTGGGCTTCGGGTATATCCGACGATGATGAATACTCAGGATCAGACCAAAACATTGCTGAAACAGAAATGTTAACAAAAGGAAAGGACAACAAAGATGAGGAGTCCTTCTTACACCAAGGGGTGTTCTTGCGTGAAGCACAAGAAATTCATCCACAGATGATTGCAGATGTTAAAATTCTGACTGCAAAGAATATACTCAATACTTCTCCAAGCTTGGTGGAAAGCACAGTCTTACAGGGTACTGATTCCTCCTCCTCGAGCAATCTTCAGTTAATTAATGAAACCGCCGCattaacaattaataataatcaaagaattttaaaaagtgaTAATAACTGTCAGCCAATTTCAACATCGACTTTACCTAGTACTTCGGTGCCAATTCTTGGTGTTAGTTTACAAGGAAGGCTACAGCCTAATAGCTTATCTACATACAACGACAGCCTAG GAACACCTTCTGGATCTGATCTTAGTTTCAATTATTCCGATGGGAGCATAGCAACATATCAAAATGATAAAAAGATTGCCTGTCCACATAAAGGCTGCCATAAAAATTTCAGAGATTCATCGGCAATGCGCAAGCATTTGCACACACACGGTCCCCGTGTGCATGTTTGTGCAGAGTGCGGAAAAGCCTTTGTGGAAAGCTCAAAACTAAAACGTCATCAATTGGTTCACACAGGAGAAAAGCCTTTTCAATGCACTTTCGAGGGATGCGGAAAACGTTTTTCCCTTGATTTTAACTTAAG AACCCATGTAAGAATTCATACTGGCGACAGACCTTTCGTTTGTCCCTTTGATGCCTGCAATAAAAAGTTCGCTCAATCcacaaatttaaaatctcaCATATTAACTCATGCTAAAGCTAA gaGGAATACTATCAGCGTAACGCATAAAAGCAGCAGTGAAGAGAACCCTACAAATTACATTAAGTCAGAAGTACTAGATAGTATATCATTATCGAAAAATAATGTACCATTTGTAGTTTATGCAGACTGA
- the pho gene encoding polycomb protein PHO isoform X2, whose product MHLRPSAENEFMTKIKKNLNIVHQMDINNSIKNMAYVEEYDEISNTMFNNSDIASNNRLTCEDSTTSEINTSGKSRRWEQKLVQIKTMEGEFSVTMWASGISDDDEYSGSDQNIAETEMLTKGKDNKDEESFLHQGVFLREAQEIHPQMIADVKILTAKNILNTSPSLVESTVLQGTDSSSSSNLQLINETAALTINNNQRILKSDNNCQPISTSTLPSTSVPILGVSLQGRLQPNSLSTYNDSLGTPSGSDLSFNYSDGSIATYQNDKKIACPHKGCHKNFRDSSAMRKHLHTHGPRVHVCAECGKAFVESSKLKRHQLVHTGEKPFQCTFEGCGKRFSLDFNLRTHVRIHTGDRPFVCPFDACNKKFAQSTNLKSHILTHAKAKRNTISVTHKSSSEENPTNYIKSEVLDSISLSKNNVPFVVYAD is encoded by the exons ATGCATTTGAGGCCGTCAGCAGAAAATGAGTTCATGACTAAAAT aaaaaaaaacttaaatattgtTCATCAAATGGATATCAATAATAGTATTAAAAATATGGCTTATGTCGAGGAATATGATGAAATATCCAACACAATGTTTAATAATAGTGACATAGCAAGCAATAACAGACTCACATGCGAAGATTCTACGACAAGCGAAATTAATACCTCGGGAAAATCAAGAAGGTGGGAACAGAAGCTGGTtcaaattaaaacaatggAGGGAGAGTTTAGTGTAACAATGTGGGCTTCGGGTATATCCGACGATGATGAATACTCAGGATCAGACCAAAACATTGCTGAAACAGAAATGTTAACAAAAGGAAAGGACAACAAAGATGAGGAGTCCTTCTTACACCAAGGGGTGTTCTTGCGTGAAGCACAAGAAATTCATCCACAGATGATTGCAGATGTTAAAATTCTGACTGCAAAGAATATACTCAATACTTCTCCAAGCTTGGTGGAAAGCACAGTCTTACAGGGTACTGATTCCTCCTCCTCGAGCAATCTTCAGTTAATTAATGAAACCGCCGCattaacaattaataataatcaaagaattttaaaaagtgaTAATAACTGTCAGCCAATTTCAACATCGACTTTACCTAGTACTTCGGTGCCAATTCTTGGTGTTAGTTTACAAGGAAGGCTACAGCCTAATAGCTTATCTACATACAACGACAGCCTAG GAACACCTTCTGGATCTGATCTTAGTTTCAATTATTCCGATGGGAGCATAGCAACATATCAAAATGATAAAAAGATTGCCTGTCCACATAAAGGCTGCCATAAAAATTTCAGAGATTCATCGGCAATGCGCAAGCATTTGCACACACACGGTCCCCGTGTGCATGTTTGTGCAGAGTGCGGAAAAGCCTTTGTGGAAAGCTCAAAACTAAAACGTCATCAATTGGTTCACACAGGAGAAAAGCCTTTTCAATGCACTTTCGAGGGATGCGGAAAACGTTTTTCCCTTGATTTTAACTTAAG AACCCATGTAAGAATTCATACTGGCGACAGACCTTTCGTTTGTCCCTTTGATGCCTGCAATAAAAAGTTCGCTCAATCcacaaatttaaaatctcaCATATTAACTCATGCTAAAGCTAA gaGGAATACTATCAGCGTAACGCATAAAAGCAGCAGTGAAGAGAACCCTACAAATTACATTAAGTCAGAAGTACTAGATAGTATATCATTATCGAAAAATAATGTACCATTTGTAGTTTATGCAGACTGA